One region of Qingrenia yutianensis genomic DNA includes:
- the secA gene encoding preprotein translocase subunit SecA, whose translation MANIFEKIFGTYSDREIKRIKPIVEQINALEDGMQKLTDAELKAKTNEFRARLSDGETLDDILPEAFAVVREASKRVLGMRHFDVQLIGGIVLHQGRIAEMKTGEGKTLVATLPCYLNALEGKGVHVVTVNDYLAKRDSEQMGKIHRFLGLTVGLITHDTEDRRAAYNADITYGTNNEFGFDYLRDNMVIYKEQQVQQKGHNFAIVDEVDSILIDEARTPLIISGAGSESTQLYQLADTFAKSLTSFKIKEEDTKVINDDIDADYIIDEKANTAALTARGIKKAETAFSVENLSDPENITLSHHINQAIKANGIMKRDKDYVVKDGEVIIVDEFTGRLMFGRRYNDGLHQAIEAKEGVNVARESKTLATITFQNFFRLYNKLAGMTGTAQTEEVEFQSIYKLDVVVIPTNKPMIRIDHSDVVYKNVEGKFNAVINQIEECHKKGQPVLVGTITIENSEILSKLLKRRGIKHEVLNAKFHEKEAEIIAQAGKKGAVTIATNMAGRGTDIMLGGNAEFMAKEKMRKMGYSDELILESTGFSETDDEEILEARRTFSKLDEEFKEQIKEERAEVIKAGGLFILGTERHESRRIDNQLRGRSGRQGDIGESRFYISLQDELMRLFGSERIENMVNALGLKDDEPIEHRMLSNAIENAQKRVEGRNFEIRKHVLQYDDVMNVQRNVIYSQRQKVLDGESLKDSIIKMMEDFINNTVASYTTADYVDDWNLDGLIEYCERIFLPEGELSYTREELEDLTKEKLTNDLMDIALKRYAEKEAEFGEDKFREVERVVLLQVVDSKWMEHIDNMEQLRQGIGLRAYGNRDPVIEYKEEGYNMYEEMLGNIGEDVIKLLFAVRLRTNIERKQVSKPTSTNEGGDTVKKPVVKEKKIGRNDLCPCGSGKKYKKCCGANK comes from the coding sequence ATGGCAAATATATTTGAGAAAATATTCGGCACATACAGTGACCGCGAGATCAAACGAATTAAACCGATTGTAGAGCAGATAAATGCTCTCGAGGACGGTATGCAAAAGCTCACCGACGCCGAGCTTAAGGCGAAAACAAACGAATTCCGTGCACGTCTTTCGGACGGCGAAACGCTTGACGACATTCTGCCCGAGGCATTCGCGGTGGTGCGCGAGGCAAGCAAACGCGTGCTCGGTATGCGCCATTTCGACGTTCAGCTTATCGGCGGTATTGTGCTTCATCAGGGCAGAATTGCCGAGATGAAAACAGGTGAAGGAAAAACTCTTGTCGCGACTCTTCCGTGCTATCTTAACGCACTTGAGGGCAAGGGCGTGCACGTTGTAACGGTGAACGACTACCTTGCAAAGCGCGACAGCGAGCAGATGGGCAAAATTCACAGGTTTTTAGGTCTTACCGTCGGTCTTATCACGCACGACACCGAGGACAGACGCGCCGCGTACAATGCCGACATAACCTACGGTACAAACAACGAATTCGGTTTTGACTATCTGCGCGACAATATGGTTATCTACAAAGAACAGCAGGTTCAGCAAAAAGGCCACAACTTCGCGATTGTCGATGAGGTGGACTCCATTCTTATAGATGAGGCGAGAACTCCGCTTATCATTTCGGGTGCAGGCAGTGAATCGACACAGCTTTATCAGCTTGCGGACACCTTTGCAAAATCTCTCACAAGCTTTAAAATAAAAGAAGAGGACACAAAAGTTATCAACGACGACATTGACGCGGATTACATCATAGACGAAAAGGCGAACACGGCGGCACTCACCGCGCGCGGTATCAAAAAGGCGGAAACGGCATTTTCGGTTGAAAACCTTTCCGACCCCGAAAACATCACGCTTTCGCACCACATAAACCAGGCTATCAAGGCAAACGGCATTATGAAACGCGACAAAGACTACGTTGTGAAGGACGGCGAGGTTATCATTGTTGACGAATTTACCGGACGTCTTATGTTCGGCAGACGCTACAACGACGGACTGCACCAGGCGATTGAGGCAAAAGAGGGCGTTAACGTTGCAAGAGAGAGCAAAACGCTTGCAACAATCACGTTCCAGAACTTTTTCAGACTTTACAACAAGCTTGCCGGTATGACGGGTACGGCGCAGACCGAGGAAGTGGAATTTCAGTCCATTTACAAGCTTGACGTTGTGGTTATTCCCACAAACAAGCCGATGATAAGAATTGACCACAGCGACGTGGTTTACAAAAACGTTGAGGGCAAGTTCAACGCGGTTATAAACCAGATTGAAGAATGTCACAAAAAAGGTCAGCCGGTGCTTGTCGGCACAATCACAATAGAAAATTCCGAAATTTTGAGCAAACTTCTTAAAAGACGCGGAATAAAACACGAGGTTTTGAACGCGAAATTCCACGAGAAAGAGGCGGAAATAATCGCACAGGCAGGCAAAAAGGGCGCGGTTACAATCGCAACCAATATGGCAGGCCGAGGAACCGACATTATGCTCGGCGGTAATGCGGAGTTTATGGCGAAAGAAAAAATGCGCAAAATGGGATATTCCGACGAACTTATTTTGGAGAGCACGGGATTTTCCGAAACCGACGACGAAGAAATTTTGGAGGCGCGCAGAACGTTCTCCAAGCTTGACGAGGAATTTAAAGAGCAGATTAAAGAGGAGCGCGCGGAGGTTATCAAGGCGGGCGGACTTTTCATTCTCGGCACAGAGCGCCACGAATCAAGACGTATTGACAACCAGCTCCGCGGACGAAGCGGACGTCAGGGCGACATCGGCGAATCGAGATTTTATATTTCGCTTCAGGACGAACTTATGCGTCTTTTCGGCTCGGAGAGAATAGAAAATATGGTTAACGCGCTCGGCTTAAAAGACGACGAGCCTATCGAGCACAGAATGCTGTCAAACGCGATTGAAAACGCTCAAAAACGCGTTGAGGGAAGAAACTTTGAAATAAGAAAGCACGTTTTGCAGTATGACGACGTTATGAACGTTCAGCGAAACGTTATATATTCACAGCGTCAAAAGGTGCTTGACGGCGAGAGCCTTAAAGATTCCATCATCAAAATGATGGAGGATTTCATAAACAACACCGTTGCGTCCTACACCACCGCCGACTATGTTGACGACTGGAATTTGGACGGACTTATTGAATACTGCGAGAGAATTTTCCTCCCCGAGGGCGAACTTTCGTACACCCGCGAAGAACTTGAAGATTTGACAAAAGAAAAACTTACAAACGACCTTATGGATATTGCGCTTAAACGCTATGCCGAGAAAGAGGCGGAATTCGGCGAGGACAAATTCCGCGAGGTTGAGCGCGTTGTGCTTTTGCAGGTTGTAGACAGCAAATGGATGGAGCATATCGACAATATGGAACAGCTCCGTCAGGGTATCGGACTTCGTGCATACGGCAACCGCGACCCGGTTATCGAGTACAAAGAAGAAGGCTACAATATGTATGAAGAAATGCTCGGCAACATCGGCGAGGACGTTATAAAACTTCTCTTTGCGGTAAGACTGCGCACAAACATCGAGCGCAAACAGGTATCGAAACCCACCTCCACAAACGAGGGCGGTGACACGGTGAAAAAACCCGTCGTTAAAGAGAAAAAAATAGGCAGAAACGATTTATGCCCGTGCGGCAGCGGCAAAAAATACAAAAAATGCTGCGGAGCGAACAAATAA
- a CDS encoding nucleoside phosphorylase → MSLLDTEKQFHLNIDKNDVGKYVILTGDPKRVKTIAENLDDAYFVADRREFVTYTGYLNGEKVSVTSTGIGGPSAAIAVEELVKCGCHTFIRVGTSGGIDLSVCGGDLVIPTAAIRGDGTSYEYLPKDYPAAADFSVVEALKMSADKICTGSEGNAYHIGVIQSKDSFYGETNPETMPVSDFLEKRWEAYRKCGCLTSEMECASIFSVAIARSVRAGAVITAIWNVERSKNGLKDTVCNDSTRAIQCAVDAMKILIDGDRKNCTGGGKNA, encoded by the coding sequence ATGTCACTTCTCGATACCGAAAAACAATTCCACTTAAACATCGACAAAAATGACGTCGGAAAATACGTCATATTAACCGGCGACCCGAAACGCGTAAAAACCATCGCCGAAAACCTTGACGACGCATATTTCGTTGCGGACAGGCGCGAATTTGTCACCTACACCGGGTATTTGAACGGCGAAAAGGTCAGCGTCACGTCCACGGGAATAGGCGGTCCGAGCGCGGCAATCGCGGTGGAGGAACTTGTAAAATGCGGCTGTCACACGTTCATACGCGTCGGCACGAGCGGAGGAATTGACCTGTCAGTTTGCGGCGGCGACCTCGTTATCCCCACGGCGGCAATACGCGGTGACGGCACAAGCTACGAATATCTTCCCAAAGACTACCCTGCGGCGGCTGACTTTTCGGTGGTGGAGGCGCTGAAAATGAGCGCGGACAAAATCTGCACGGGAAGCGAGGGCAACGCGTATCACATAGGTGTTATCCAGAGCAAAGACTCGTTCTACGGCGAAACAAACCCCGAAACTATGCCCGTTTCCGACTTTTTGGAAAAACGGTGGGAGGCATACCGAAAATGCGGTTGTCTTACCAGCGAAATGGAGTGCGCGTCAATTTTCTCGGTTGCAATCGCGCGGTCGGTCCGCGCAGGCGCGGTAATTACCGCAATATGGAACGTCGAGCGGAGCAAAAACGGGCTTAAAGACACCGTTTGCAACGACAGCACGCGCGCGATACAGTGCGCAGTAGACGCGATGAAAATTCTTATAGACGGCGACAGAAAAAATTGCACCGGCGGAGGAAAAAATGCTTAA
- the rlmD gene encoding 23S rRNA (uracil(1939)-C(5))-methyltransferase RlmD, translated as MLKKNDIITAEITDNGAGGEGIAKSDGYTLFVKNGVKGDRAEIKILKINKSFGFAKIEKLISPSDMRQTPPCPHFSRCGGCSVMHLDYPSQLALKTEIVRNNLRKNGGFADGDYVLEKIIPSADVFHYRNKAQFPASLVHGEFACGFFKERSHDIVPIENCLIQSEKINKIMNICVKFFRENGISAYDEKSGRGIVRNLYIREFSGAVMVVIVANSKRKIENIGRLVEILEKNDAVSVIQNVNTKKTNVITGEKNIILLGNDEITAKIGDLEYLIPSKSFFQVNTRQTENLYKKALEYANPTKNDTVFDLFCGCGTISLFMAENAKKVIGVEIVDDAVKNAEKNAHHNKIENARFYSGDCDKVVKELIEKGEKADIIVVDPPRKGLTEELIGMICSLNPKRIVYVSCSSATLARDVKIAKDKGYILTKAVPVDMFPNTAHIETVALLERKVQNPC; from the coding sequence ATGCTTAAAAAAAACGACATCATAACCGCTGAAATTACCGACAACGGTGCCGGCGGAGAGGGCATTGCAAAGTCGGACGGCTACACGCTTTTTGTCAAAAACGGCGTGAAAGGCGACAGGGCGGAAATCAAAATTTTAAAAATAAACAAAAGCTTCGGATTTGCGAAAATCGAAAAGCTCATTTCGCCGTCCGATATGCGCCAAACACCGCCGTGTCCGCATTTTTCGCGGTGCGGAGGGTGCAGTGTTATGCATCTTGACTATCCGTCACAGCTTGCGCTCAAAACCGAAATCGTGCGCAACAATCTGCGCAAAAACGGCGGTTTTGCCGACGGTGACTATGTTCTTGAAAAAATCATTCCGTCGGCCGATGTTTTTCACTACCGCAACAAGGCGCAGTTCCCTGCGTCGCTCGTTCACGGCGAGTTTGCGTGCGGATTTTTCAAGGAGCGCAGTCATGATATTGTACCGATTGAAAACTGCCTTATCCAAAGCGAAAAAATCAACAAAATTATGAATATCTGCGTTAAATTTTTCAGGGAAAACGGTATCTCGGCGTACGACGAAAAATCGGGCAGAGGAATTGTGCGGAACCTCTATATAAGGGAGTTTTCGGGCGCGGTGATGGTTGTTATCGTCGCAAATTCAAAGCGCAAAATCGAAAATATCGGCAGACTTGTTGAAATTCTCGAAAAAAACGATGCGGTGAGCGTTATTCAGAACGTCAACACCAAAAAAACCAACGTGATAACGGGCGAAAAAAACATAATTTTGCTCGGAAACGACGAAATCACCGCGAAAATCGGGGATTTGGAATATCTCATTCCGTCCAAAAGCTTTTTTCAGGTCAACACGCGCCAGACCGAAAATTTGTATAAAAAAGCGCTCGAATACGCAAATCCGACAAAAAACGATACGGTTTTCGACCTCTTTTGCGGGTGCGGAACAATTTCGCTTTTTATGGCGGAAAATGCGAAAAAAGTAATCGGCGTTGAAATTGTTGACGACGCGGTGAAAAATGCCGAGAAAAACGCACATCATAACAAAATTGAAAATGCGAGATTTTATTCGGGCGACTGCGATAAAGTTGTGAAAGAGTTAATCGAAAAGGGCGAAAAAGCCGATATAATAGTTGTCGACCCCCCGCGGAAAGGTCTTACCGAGGAACTTATCGGTATGATTTGCTCGCTCAATCCGAAGCGTATTGTGTACGTTTCGTGCAGCAGTGCAACCCTCGCGCGCGACGTGAAAATCGCAAAGGACAAAGGTTACATTTTGACAAAAGCAGTCCCCGTCGATATGTTCCCCAACACCGCGCATATCGAAACTGTTGCGCTTTTGGAGCGCAAGGTGCAAAATCCGTGTTGA
- a CDS encoding D-alanyl-D-alanine carboxypeptidase family protein has product MDSVKISQFKKMRSSCAVILMFILVFTAVVPCGNAYAAQVGNSYISSAGACVMDCDTGEVLYELNGYALRVPASMTKIMTLYCVYEALENGEITLGTCVPISSNVYWKSRNQLYQNMISLNYDTVYTVDEIMGVVITYSASAATVALAELVGGGSEQAFVSRMNKTAKKLGINAHYYDSCGVADNQITPVSMADLARKTITKYPDIIARSSKKSVTFKGATYKTTNHLLDTYYYEGADGLKTGTSTAAGACFCGTAVRDGKRLISVTMGSSSAGQRFTDTARLLNYGFGIIKDRRNIVCFTNIRTFMNGLEMPTFSYVGTNPHAVVVAEDLANYGFDVTYDDALRKISIKANEQKAKKPIALDIYKNRNGQKAFSVKDSNITVALETSGGECILSDVYNVGGYTCISIDELANYFNFEWNGAEMTAYITSEN; this is encoded by the coding sequence ATGGATTCGGTTAAAATTTCACAGTTTAAAAAAATGCGCTCGTCTTGCGCGGTAATTCTAATGTTTATTCTCGTTTTCACCGCGGTTGTGCCGTGCGGAAACGCCTATGCGGCGCAGGTCGGAAACAGCTATATTTCGTCCGCCGGCGCGTGCGTTATGGACTGCGATACAGGCGAAGTTTTATATGAGCTTAACGGCTACGCTTTGCGCGTTCCGGCGAGTATGACCAAAATTATGACGCTTTACTGCGTGTATGAGGCGCTTGAAAACGGCGAAATCACGCTCGGCACATGCGTTCCGATAAGCAGTAACGTTTATTGGAAATCGAGAAATCAGCTTTATCAGAATATGATTTCGTTAAACTACGACACGGTTTACACCGTTGACGAAATAATGGGTGTTGTGATTACATATTCCGCAAGCGCCGCGACGGTTGCGCTGGCTGAACTTGTGGGCGGAGGAAGCGAGCAGGCGTTTGTCAGCCGTATGAACAAAACTGCTAAAAAACTCGGCATAAACGCGCATTACTACGACAGCTGCGGTGTTGCAGACAATCAGATTACGCCCGTTTCTATGGCGGACCTTGCGCGAAAAACAATTACAAAATATCCCGATATTATCGCGCGTTCGTCCAAAAAATCTGTGACGTTTAAGGGTGCGACATACAAAACCACAAATCACCTCCTCGACACCTATTATTACGAGGGTGCGGACGGTCTTAAAACCGGCACAAGCACGGCGGCAGGCGCGTGTTTCTGCGGAACAGCGGTGCGTGACGGAAAAAGGCTTATTTCAGTAACTATGGGTTCGTCGTCGGCAGGTCAGCGTTTCACCGATACCGCGCGCCTTTTAAACTACGGATTCGGCATAATAAAAGACAGACGCAACATTGTTTGCTTTACCAATATCCGCACGTTTATGAACGGGCTTGAAATGCCGACGTTCAGCTATGTGGGCACAAATCCGCACGCGGTTGTGGTTGCCGAGGATTTGGCAAACTACGGTTTTGATGTCACCTATGACGACGCTTTGAGAAAAATTTCGATTAAGGCAAACGAGCAAAAGGCGAAAAAACCCATTGCGCTCGATATTTACAAAAACAGAAACGGTCAGAAAGCATTTTCGGTTAAGGACAGCAACATAACCGTTGCGCTCGAAACGTCGGGCGGTGAGTGCATTTTGAGCGACGTTTACAACGTCGGCGGTTACACCTGCATTTCGATAGACGAACTTGCAAATTATTTTAATTTTGAATGGAACGGCGCCGAAATGACGGCATATATAACATCCGAAAATTAA
- a CDS encoding diaminopimelate dehydrogenase: MKIGILGYGNLGRGVECAIRQNPDAVLSAVFTRRNPADVKILTEGVPVLSVDDAEKMKDEIDVLIICGGSATDLPVQTPKYAQYFNVIDSFDTHAKIPEHFANVDNSAKKGGKTAIISVGWDPGMFSLARMYANAILTDGCDYTFWGRGVSQGHSDAIRRIDGVVDARQYTVPVKEAVDAVRAGENPALTTRQKHTRECYVVAEDGADLAKIEREIKTMPNYFTDYDTTVYFISEEELKANHSAIPHGGSVIRSGKTGMNGENGHVIEYSLKLDSNPEFTASVLVAYARAVCRMNKEGMTGCKTVFDVPPAYLSAMSGEELRKKLL, from the coding sequence ATGAAAATAGGAATTTTAGGCTACGGAAATCTCGGACGCGGTGTTGAATGTGCAATCCGACAAAACCCCGACGCAGTTTTATCTGCTGTGTTTACGCGCAGAAACCCTGCGGACGTTAAAATTTTGACCGAGGGTGTTCCCGTTTTGAGCGTTGACGATGCGGAAAAAATGAAAGACGAGATAGACGTTCTCATAATCTGCGGAGGAAGTGCCACAGATTTGCCCGTGCAGACGCCGAAATACGCGCAGTATTTTAACGTTATCGACAGTTTTGATACCCACGCGAAAATTCCCGAGCATTTTGCAAATGTGGATAATTCCGCGAAAAAAGGCGGAAAAACCGCAATAATTTCGGTCGGCTGGGACCCGGGAATGTTCTCGCTTGCGAGAATGTATGCAAATGCAATTCTCACCGACGGCTGTGATTATACATTCTGGGGAAGAGGTGTAAGCCAGGGACATTCCGACGCAATCCGCAGAATTGACGGCGTTGTTGACGCGCGCCAGTACACCGTCCCCGTTAAAGAGGCGGTTGATGCGGTTCGCGCAGGCGAAAATCCCGCGCTCACAACGCGTCAGAAACACACGCGTGAGTGCTATGTTGTTGCCGAGGACGGCGCAGACCTTGCAAAAATTGAGCGCGAAATTAAAACTATGCCGAATTATTTTACCGATTACGACACAACGGTTTATTTCATTTCCGAGGAGGAACTTAAAGCAAACCACAGTGCAATTCCGCACGGCGGTTCGGTTATACGAAGCGGAAAAACGGGTATGAACGGCGAAAACGGACACGTTATAGAATACAGCTTAAAGCTTGACTCAAATCCCGAATTTACCGCGTCGGTGCTGGTTGCGTACGCGCGCGCCGTTTGCCGTATGAACAAAGAGGGAATGACGGGCTGTAAAACGGTGTTTGATGTTCCGCCGGCATATTTGAGCGCAATGAGCGGTGAGGAATTAAGAAAAAAACTTCTTTAA
- the spoVT gene encoding stage V sporulation protein T — MKATGIVRRIDDLGRVVIPKEIRRTMRIREGDPLEIFTDRDGEVIFKKYSPIGELGEFASQYAETLYKTSGYPACITDRDTIIAISGAAKKDFQEKRLSEDMERVLEEKTAFIYRRENDKNLTVTDGSKLSVGVAVPIIAEGDTVGSVVLLKDSADKKMSEAEEKISKAAALFLAKQMEL, encoded by the coding sequence ATGAAAGCAACAGGAATTGTCAGACGTATAGACGACCTCGGAAGGGTGGTTATACCCAAGGAAATCCGCCGTACTATGCGTATCAGAGAGGGCGACCCGTTAGAGATTTTCACAGACCGCGACGGGGAGGTTATTTTCAAAAAATACTCGCCCATCGGCGAACTTGGCGAATTCGCCTCGCAATACGCCGAAACGCTTTACAAAACGTCGGGGTACCCTGCGTGTATCACCGACAGGGACACCATCATTGCAATATCGGGCGCGGCGAAAAAAGATTTTCAGGAAAAGCGTTTGAGCGAGGATATGGAACGCGTGCTTGAAGAAAAAACCGCGTTCATCTACCGCCGCGAAAACGACAAAAATCTCACTGTGACCGACGGAAGCAAATTGAGTGTCGGTGTTGCGGTGCCGATTATCGCGGAGGGCGACACTGTGGGAAGCGTTGTTCTTTTGAAAGACAGCGCGGACAAAAAAATGAGCGAGGCTGAAGAAAAAATCTCCAAAGCCGCCGCACTTTTTCTTGCAAAACAAATGGAATTATGA
- a CDS encoding MgtC/SapB family protein, with product MFEPIQIEYLLRLFAAAVCGAVIGFERKNRSKEAGIRTHCLVAIGAALMMIVSKYAFFDVIKPGFKYAENIKLDPSRVASNIANGIGFLGAGMIFIQKRTITGLTTAAGIWATSGIGMAIGGGMYFIGICASVIVLLMQIFLHRGYKWLEMPVHRVVSVKNVDKDGFNEDFCARCEKMGVSVSLSSASKNPDADTKNYVYKMELSPKVDEEEILKLIPYECSIKFD from the coding sequence ATGTTTGAACCGATACAAATTGAATATTTGTTAAGACTTTTTGCCGCGGCGGTATGCGGTGCGGTGATAGGATTTGAACGCAAAAACCGCTCAAAAGAGGCGGGAATAAGAACGCACTGCCTTGTTGCAATAGGCGCGGCGCTTATGATGATTGTGTCGAAGTATGCGTTTTTTGACGTTATCAAACCGGGTTTTAAGTATGCCGAGAATATAAAGCTCGACCCGTCGCGTGTTGCGTCGAACATAGCAAACGGCATAGGCTTTTTGGGCGCGGGTATGATTTTTATTCAAAAGCGCACCATAACGGGACTCACCACCGCGGCAGGCATATGGGCAACATCGGGCATAGGTATGGCGATAGGCGGAGGAATGTATTTTATCGGCATTTGTGCAAGCGTCATTGTGCTTTTGATGCAGATTTTTCTTCACCGCGGATATAAATGGCTGGAAATGCCTGTGCACAGAGTTGTCAGCGTCAAAAATGTTGATAAGGACGGATTTAACGAAGATTTTTGCGCCCGATGCGAGAAAATGGGCGTTTCGGTAAGCTTAAGCTCCGCCTCGAAAAATCCGGATGCTGACACGAAAAACTATGTGTATAAAATGGAGCTCTCTCCAAAGGTCGACGAGGAGGAAATTTTAAAACTTATACCGTACGAATGCAGTATTAAGTTCGATTGA
- a CDS encoding aldose 1-epimerase family protein has protein sequence MNNIVTLKNGASSAKISSLGAQLLSFCSEKTEYMWQADKNVWGFTAPVLFPICGSLNKGRYIFDGKVYEMTPHGFARFKEFEIENLSGNKACFLLKSDEDTKKKYPFDFEFRVSFSLFKNRLDITYCAKNTGNGDMYFSFGGHEGYSCPEGADEYYVKFENDTSLTRRMLQDGFFNGKTEKINLTDNVLFLDYGEFEKCTYIFKNINSDSVIFGHKNGKRKIRVGFPSHTSLALWTLPERKYVCIEPWCGVSEKQDFDGDITKKDGIICIKPFQSFERTHFAEILG, from the coding sequence TTGAATAACATTGTTACCCTGAAAAACGGCGCGTCAAGCGCAAAAATTTCATCGCTCGGCGCACAGCTTTTAAGCTTTTGCAGTGAAAAAACGGAATATATGTGGCAAGCCGACAAAAATGTTTGGGGATTTACCGCACCGGTTTTGTTCCCGATTTGCGGAAGCCTTAACAAAGGACGGTATATTTTTGACGGCAAAGTTTACGAAATGACGCCTCACGGATTTGCAAGATTTAAAGAATTTGAAATTGAAAATTTGTCCGGAAACAAAGCTTGTTTTCTTCTAAAATCGGACGAGGATACAAAAAAGAAATACCCGTTCGACTTTGAATTTCGCGTATCCTTTTCTCTTTTTAAAAACAGGCTGGACATTACATACTGCGCAAAAAACACAGGGAACGGTGATATGTATTTTTCATTCGGCGGACACGAGGGATATTCCTGTCCCGAGGGCGCGGACGAGTATTATGTAAAATTTGAAAACGATACATCTCTTACGCGCCGTATGCTCCAAGACGGATTTTTCAACGGAAAAACGGAAAAAATAAATCTTACAGACAACGTGCTTTTTCTCGATTACGGAGAATTTGAAAAATGCACATATATTTTTAAAAACATAAATTCCGACAGCGTGATATTCGGGCATAAAAACGGAAAAAGAAAAATACGCGTCGGTTTTCCGAGCCATACGTCGCTCGCATTGTGGACGCTCCCCGAAAGAAAATATGTCTGCATAGAACCCTGGTGCGGAGTTTCGGAAAAACAAGACTTTGACGGCGATATTACAAAAAAAGACGGCATTATTTGCATAAAACCGTTTCAGAGTTTTGAAAGAACACATTTTGCTGAAATACTCGGCTGA
- a CDS encoding substrate-binding domain-containing protein, with amino-acid sequence MKNAKIPIIAEENYLKSSWCGETLDGIGRQKYEIVTPDDVKNFAKSSVVPIIGTTNHFLKKSITVCIENNLRPIVVGTETADVDSRISTIKTNRKAAVTSLLKYFKSAGRNSTALLGVNRYSTIDNEKKDAFTEAYSALYKKDAQKNIYYSKTNAEDCVNSLLSDISSYNGVICSNDYFAVLFMSKARKAGIKIPEDVFTAGYGNSFICENTTPAVTSVAPKYREMGTQARKAYYYLSDNPSVSSVSILVDYDIIVRESTLNIKFENDSSIISNNFEPCTHTIFDDGKIRGIIGLDAVFGSSDTSLTMILKGIANDVSYSALAEKLYLSDSAFRYKLNKIFALTHTKSKNELKDLLNDLNLKNN; translated from the coding sequence GTGAAAAATGCAAAAATTCCGATAATCGCGGAGGAAAACTATTTAAAATCAAGCTGGTGCGGTGAAACGCTGGACGGCATAGGCAGACAGAAATACGAAATTGTAACGCCCGACGATGTGAAAAATTTCGCAAAATCCTCCGTCGTGCCGATAATAGGCACAACAAACCATTTTTTGAAAAAAAGCATTACCGTGTGCATTGAAAACAATCTCCGCCCTATCGTTGTAGGCACCGAAACGGCAGACGTCGACAGCCGTATAAGCACCATTAAAACCAACAGAAAAGCGGCGGTTACAAGCCTTTTGAAATATTTCAAATCGGCAGGCAGAAACAGCACTGCACTCCTCGGCGTAAACAGGTACTCAACGATTGACAACGAGAAAAAAGACGCCTTTACAGAGGCATATTCCGCGCTTTACAAAAAAGACGCGCAGAAAAACATATATTACAGCAAAACCAATGCGGAGGACTGTGTAAACAGCCTTTTAAGCGATATTTCATCATATAACGGCGTGATATGTTCAAACGACTATTTTGCCGTTTTGTTTATGTCAAAGGCGCGGAAGGCGGGGATTAAAATTCCCGAAGATGTGTTTACGGCAGGCTACGGAAATTCGTTTATATGCGAAAACACAACCCCCGCCGTTACAAGCGTCGCGCCGAAATACCGCGAAATGGGCACACAGGCGCGGAAAGCGTATTATTACCTTTCCGATAACCCGTCGGTAAGCTCGGTAAGTATTCTTGTGGATTACGATATAATTGTGCGCGAAAGCACGCTGAATATAAAATTTGAAAATGACAGCAGTATAATTTCAAACAATTTTGAACCGTGCACTCATACCATATTTGACGACGGCAAAATCAGGGGAATAATCGGTCTTGACGCGGTTTTCGGCTCGTCCGACACGTCGCTCACAATGATTTTGAAGGGAATTGCAAATGATGTTTCATACAGTGCGCTTGCCGAAAAGCTTTATCTTTCCGACTCGGCTTTCCGATACAAGCTTAACAAAATTTTTGCCCTCACGCATACAAAATCGAAAAACGAGCTTAAAGATTTGCTGAACGATTTGAATTTGAAGAATAATTAG